A single region of the Triticum dicoccoides isolate Atlit2015 ecotype Zavitan chromosome 2B, WEW_v2.0, whole genome shotgun sequence genome encodes:
- the LOC119367585 gene encoding predicted GPI-anchored protein 58, producing the protein MEPTRSPLVLLVAQAVLAAAMLQQPSEGRVQAVAPSAPHLAGGKEAEAAAATSLPASPFTGDPPPSEERAQALKAPSVPHLAEAEPVAATSSPASPYTGVSVFIPAPPPLPGVPALPPLPGFPGMAGAPSPSPSQQLASCLGPLGRVITCAPYLTDSVPAPPSTCCDGFRSLVGSSARICLCHAIIGNLSTLARGEIDQLRLLVLPLTCSTIVPPDLLLMCILSPVPPIMPQHYGADVRERLGALGG; encoded by the exons ATGGAGCCAACCAGATCACCACTAGTTTTGCTCGTGGCGCAAGCCGTACTCGCTGCGGCGATGTTGCAACAACCATCAGAAGGGAGGGTGCAGGCAGTGGCGCCATCAGCGCCACATCTCGCCGGAGGCAAAGAAGCTGAAGCAGCAGCCGCTACATCCTTGCCGGCTTCACCATTCACCGGGGACCCGCCACCATCGGAAGAGAGGGCACAGGCGCTCAAGGCGCCATCAGTGCCACACCTCGCCGAAGCCGAACCGGTAGCGGCTACCTCCTCGCCGGCTTCACCGTACACCGGCGTCTCGGTCTTCATCCCGGCACCGCCGCCTCTACCTGGCGTGCCCGCGTTACCGCCGTTGCCCGGCTTCCCGGGCATGGCAGGCGCGCCTTCGCCTTCGCCTTCGCAGCAGCTGGCCAGTTGCTTGGGACCGCTCGGGCGTGTGATAACTTGCGCTCCGTACCTCACCGACTCCGTACCCGCGCCGCCGAGTACATGCTGCGACGGCTTCAGGTCGCTCGTCGGCAGCAGCGCCCGGATCTGCTTGTGCCATGCCATCATCGGCAACCTGAGTACATTGGCCAGGGGGGAGATCGACCAGCTTCGCTTGCTCGTGCTGCCTCTGACGTGTAGCACGATCGTGCCCCCGGACTTGCTTCTCATGTGCATCC TGTCTCCGGTGCCGCCGATTATGCCTCAGCACTACGGCGCCGATGTCAGAGAAAGGCTCGGTGCTCTGGGCGGCTAG